The nucleotide sequence GAATCGATGCGATCATTGTGAGGGAGAACACGGAAGGACTCTATTCAGGTCTGGAGGTGCTCGGCGATGAGGAGGCCAGGACGGTGCGTGTCATAACTAGACGTGGGAGCCAGAGGATAGCGGAGGTGGCATGCAGGATCGCATCGGAGCGGAGGCATCTCACGGTAATACACAAGGCGAACGTCCTGAAGAGCGATGTCTTGTTTTTAAAGACGTGCAGGGAGGTCGCCGAACGGCATGGAATCAGGTATGAGGAGATGCTCGTTGATGCTGCCGCGTACAACATGGTCATCAGGCCTGAGAGGTTCGATGTGATGGTGACGACCAACCTCTTCGGGGACATTCTCAGCGACGAGGGCGCGGGCATCGTCGGCAGCCTCGGGCTCTGCGCCAGCGCGAACCTGGGGGACCGCTGGGCGCTCTTCGAGCCGATACACGGTAGCGCGCCGGACATCGCGGGCAAGGGCATCGCAAACCCTGTGGGAGCCATACGGAGCGCTGCGATGATGCTCGAGTGGTTTGGCGAAAAAGAGAGGGCGCGGTTGATAGAGCAGGCTGTGAACAGCACCCTCTCCAGAGGGATTACAACCCCGGATCTCGGCGGCCGCTGCACAACATCTGAGTTCACAGATGCAGTCATCAGCGAGATAAGGCATGAGCTGAGGCGCGGAGACCAGGTTGACCTCTGATGGCAGCAGACACAGTGTCTCAGTCGTCTCTCATTTTGCCTTGAGCTGCGTGGGAACATATTCTGGTCTATGTGGCTCAAACTGTCGGGAGGCGAGATTCCTCCTAGGCAATCGACTTCGCCTCGCTTCTCCATCGGTCCGCTGAATCAGGGTGGATGGGTCTTTGTCATCATGTTCCCAGCAGGCCGATATGTCTCTATGGATCCTCCGGAATCCTTCAGAACCGCTGCATGGAGGGATAAGTTCATATCCCAGAATTCTTCCAGGAATACCAGAAGAATACCAGGGGAACACCATGCCTAAGGTCACTGTTGAGATACCGCAGCACATCATAGATGATGTGAACAGGCACGTGGGCGATGGAAAGAAGTTTGTGAGCTTTTCCGATGCGGTGCGCACAGCTCTCAGAAAGATGCTCGATCAGCTCGATGAGATCGACAGGATGCGGGGACGCCTCG is from Methanothrix sp. and encodes:
- a CDS encoding isocitrate/isopropylmalate dehydrogenase family protein, producing MKRVALVPGDGIGPEVISSAVRVLNETGFDVELVEFDIGYSRWKRDGKAITDDDVEGMKDCDCILFGAITTPPDPDYRSVLIRIRKELDLYANIRPLRSERIDAIIVRENTEGLYSGLEVLGDEEARTVRVITRRGSQRIAEVACRIASERRHLTVIHKANVLKSDVLFLKTCREVAERHGIRYEEMLVDAAAYNMVIRPERFDVMVTTNLFGDILSDEGAGIVGSLGLCASANLGDRWALFEPIHGSAPDIAGKGIANPVGAIRSAAMMLEWFGEKERARLIEQAVNSTLSRGITTPDLGGRCTTSEFTDAVISEIRHELRRGDQVDL
- a CDS encoding CopG family transcriptional regulator, with amino-acid sequence MPKVTVEIPQHIIDDVNRHVGDGKKFVSFSDAVRTALRKMLDQLDEIDRMRGRLE